A genomic region of Pseudocalidococcus azoricus BACA0444 contains the following coding sequences:
- a CDS encoding Crp/Fnr family transcriptional regulator → MPEVRGHTESYLSLADSPFFRGLPANMVEQALAHVVTRQHPANRVILLENDWGTSVYFILSGWVKIRTYNIDGKEVTLNIIGRGELFGEMAPLEEVPRSTDVITLTPTVVANLPALDFVNLVNTEPQAGIRLAKLMARRLRQLNRRLRLREADSTARVADILLFLADGQGKQGTGGIEIPNLPHRELSSLSGMARETVTRVLGKLERKGMIKRGHDTLCISDPRALENLLL, encoded by the coding sequence ATGCCTGAAGTTCGAGGCCATACCGAATCTTATTTATCCCTAGCGGACAGTCCTTTTTTTCGTGGGCTGCCGGCCAATATGGTAGAACAAGCCCTCGCCCATGTCGTAACCCGACAACATCCAGCCAATCGGGTCATCTTGTTGGAAAATGATTGGGGAACCTCAGTCTATTTCATCCTCAGTGGTTGGGTAAAAATTCGCACCTATAACATTGATGGCAAAGAAGTCACCTTAAATATCATTGGCCGTGGGGAACTATTTGGGGAAATGGCTCCTCTTGAAGAAGTCCCCCGCTCTACGGATGTGATTACGCTGACCCCAACAGTGGTGGCGAATTTGCCTGCTTTGGACTTTGTTAATTTGGTCAACACCGAACCCCAGGCCGGGATCCGCCTCGCAAAACTGATGGCCCGGCGTTTACGGCAACTCAATCGCAGATTACGACTCCGGGAAGCAGATAGCACGGCGCGAGTGGCTGATATTTTGTTGTTTTTGGCCGATGGCCAGGGCAAGCAAGGCACGGGGGGGATTGAAATTCCTAACCTTCCCCATCGGGAGTTGAGTAGTTTAAGTGGCATGGCCCGGGAAACGGTGACTCGCGTCTTAGGGAAGTTGGAGCGCAAAGGGATGATTAAACGGGGGCATGATACCCTCTGCATCAGCGATCCCCGAGCCTTAGAGAATCTTTTACTATAG
- the ychF gene encoding redox-regulated ATPase YchF — protein MLRSGIVGLPNVGKSTLFNALVANAKAEAANFPFCTIEPNVGVVAVPDPRLQVLATISQSAEIVPTRVEFVDIAGLVKGASKGEGLGNQFLANIREVDAIVHVVRCFDDDDIIHVSGSVDPGRDMEVINLELALADLSQIERRIERTRKTARNSKEAQVELAGLEKLLETLNNGEPARKTLLTEDEAAATQFLGLLTSKPVIYAANVAETELASGNEWVEEVKKIAQAEGAQVVVVSAQVEAELVELSPEERADYLASLGVTEGGLQSLIQATYDLLGLRTFFTTGPKETRAWTIHQGDKAPQAAGTIHTDFERGFIRAETVAYQDLVTTGSMTAAKERGLVRSEGKEYVVQEGDVMLFRFNV, from the coding sequence ATGCTCAGATCTGGAATTGTCGGGTTGCCCAACGTCGGGAAATCTACCTTATTCAATGCCTTAGTTGCCAATGCCAAGGCTGAGGCGGCCAATTTTCCCTTTTGTACGATTGAACCCAATGTAGGTGTGGTGGCAGTTCCGGATCCCCGTCTACAGGTGTTAGCGACTATTTCCCAATCCGCCGAAATTGTCCCCACCCGGGTGGAGTTTGTGGATATTGCGGGCCTGGTGAAGGGAGCCAGTAAAGGGGAGGGCCTGGGCAACCAATTTTTAGCCAACATCCGCGAAGTGGATGCCATTGTCCATGTGGTGCGTTGTTTTGACGATGACGATATTATTCATGTCTCTGGTTCAGTGGATCCCGGCCGGGATATGGAGGTGATTAACCTAGAACTGGCTCTAGCTGACTTATCCCAAATTGAACGCCGGATTGAACGCACTCGCAAAACGGCCCGGAATAGTAAAGAGGCCCAAGTCGAATTAGCGGGCCTGGAAAAGCTGTTAGAGACATTGAATAATGGTGAACCGGCCCGGAAAACGCTGCTAACTGAAGACGAGGCCGCCGCTACTCAATTTTTAGGACTGTTAACCTCTAAGCCTGTTATCTATGCCGCCAATGTTGCTGAAACGGAACTAGCCTCCGGGAATGAATGGGTTGAAGAGGTTAAAAAAATTGCCCAGGCCGAGGGCGCGCAGGTGGTGGTGGTGTCGGCCCAAGTGGAGGCTGAGTTAGTCGAATTATCCCCCGAAGAGCGAGCCGATTATCTAGCCAGTTTGGGTGTGACCGAAGGCGGATTACAATCCCTAATCCAGGCCACCTATGATTTGCTGGGGTTACGGACTTTTTTTACAACGGGGCCAAAAGAAACCCGGGCCTGGACGATTCACCAAGGGGACAAAGCACCCCAAGCAGCCGGGACAATTCACACGGACTTTGAACGCGGCTTTATCCGGGCGGAAACTGTGGCTTATCAAGATTTAGTCACCACAGGATCAATGACTGCGGCCAAAGAACGGGGCCTGGTTCGCAGCGAAGGCAAAGAATATGTTGTTCAGGAAGGGGATGTGATGCTCTTTCGCTTTAATGTCTAG
- a CDS encoding peptidylprolyl isomerase: MALTGLIVACQSPASVANTSSVPGAQSPTPMNGPRLNGDATVVLTVNDRPITIVVNGQDAPYTAGNFVDLVERGVYDGTIFHRVIRSPQPFVAQGGDPQSKDPNVNPQAYGTGSFVDPATGKPRYIPLEILPQGATEPVYSKTFKSAGISQPPKLSHTRGAVAMARSQMPDSASAQFYIALGDVQFLDGDYAVFGYVTAGLDAVDQIQQGDKLQSAKVTTGLENLQK, from the coding sequence ATTGCCTTGACGGGGTTGATCGTGGCTTGTCAGTCTCCTGCCTCTGTAGCCAATACCAGTTCTGTACCTGGAGCGCAAAGCCCAACCCCTATGAATGGACCTCGTTTGAATGGTGATGCCACTGTTGTTTTAACGGTTAATGATCGGCCGATTACGATTGTGGTCAATGGCCAAGATGCCCCCTATACCGCTGGAAACTTCGTTGACCTTGTGGAGCGCGGTGTGTATGATGGCACCATTTTTCATCGAGTCATTCGCAGTCCGCAGCCCTTTGTTGCCCAAGGTGGAGACCCCCAATCGAAGGATCCCAACGTTAATCCCCAGGCCTATGGGACTGGTTCCTTTGTGGATCCAGCCACTGGTAAACCCCGCTATATCCCCCTCGAAATTCTCCCCCAAGGCGCAACCGAACCGGTCTATAGCAAAACGTTCAAGAGTGCTGGTATTTCTCAACCCCCCAAACTTTCCCATACCCGTGGGGCGGTGGCGATGGCTCGTTCCCAAATGCCTGATTCCGCTTCAGCCCAGTTTTATATTGCCTTGGGAGATGTCCAGTTCCTCGATGGGGATTATGCTGTGTTTGGTTATGTCACCGCTGGCCTGGATGCGGTAGATCAAATTCAACAGGGTGATAAATTACAGTCTGCTAAGGTCACAACCGGCCTGGAAAACTTGCAGAAATAA
- a CDS encoding GNAT family N-acetyltransferase: MGEGTGSLVLQWVDRIEQIPQGAWDALALPLATPFLEWHWLRNLENSGSAIPQAGWLPRHLTVWRQGTLIAAAPLYIKGHSQGEFVFDHQWADLSQRLGIRYYPKLLGMTPFTPAQGYRFLIAPGEDEASLTAAMLAEIDRFAQANHFSGCNFLFVDPDWQPLVEACGYRAWLHHSYVWQNRNYTTFDDYLGAFNANQRRNIKRERKAVSQAGLEMVVHRGEDVSRTLLSRMYHFYGDTCDKFGWWGSKYLTKAFFEQLHRDFQQRVVLVTAYREGDRTQPIGMSFCIRKAENLYGRYWGSLEEIDCLHFEACYYQPIDWAISERIQMFDPGAGGRHKKRRGFPATPNYSLHRFYAPRLSQILDHYIAEINQQEQAIIDEVNQDLPFKA, encoded by the coding sequence ATGGGTGAAGGGACAGGAAGTCTAGTTTTGCAATGGGTGGATCGGATTGAGCAAATTCCCCAAGGGGCCTGGGATGCCTTAGCTTTACCCCTAGCAACCCCGTTTTTAGAATGGCATTGGTTACGAAATCTGGAAAACTCTGGCAGTGCCATTCCCCAGGCCGGCTGGCTACCCCGACATCTCACGGTTTGGCGACAGGGAACGCTCATTGCTGCTGCCCCCCTCTACATTAAAGGCCACAGTCAAGGGGAATTTGTTTTTGATCACCAATGGGCTGATTTATCCCAACGATTGGGGATTCGTTACTATCCCAAACTCCTCGGCATGACCCCCTTTACCCCGGCCCAAGGCTATCGGTTTTTAATCGCCCCTGGGGAAGATGAAGCCAGTTTAACCGCTGCGATGTTGGCTGAAATTGATCGCTTTGCCCAGGCCAATCACTTTTCAGGCTGTAACTTTTTGTTTGTGGATCCAGATTGGCAACCCTTGGTTGAAGCCTGTGGCTACCGGGCCTGGTTACATCACAGTTATGTTTGGCAGAATCGCAACTACACCACCTTTGATGACTATTTAGGGGCTTTTAATGCCAACCAACGCCGGAATATTAAACGAGAGCGGAAAGCAGTGAGTCAAGCCGGCCTGGAGATGGTGGTGCATAGAGGCGAAGACGTGAGTCGGACACTGTTAAGTCGGATGTACCATTTCTACGGAGATACCTGCGATAAATTTGGTTGGTGGGGGAGTAAATATTTAACGAAAGCCTTTTTTGAGCAACTGCACCGAGACTTTCAACAGCGGGTTGTTCTGGTTACGGCCTATCGAGAGGGAGATCGCACCCAGCCCATCGGGATGTCCTTTTGCATTCGGAAAGCGGAGAATTTGTATGGTCGCTATTGGGGCAGCCTTGAAGAAATAGATTGCCTTCACTTTGAAGCTTGCTACTACCAACCGATAGACTGGGCCATTTCCGAAAGGATTCAAATGTTTGACCCTGGAGCGGGTGGTCGTCATAAAAAACGGCGTGGATTTCCGGCAACACCCAATTACAGTCTGCATCGGTTTTACGCCCCCAGATTAAGCCAAATTCTCGATCACTATATTGCGGAAATTAATCAGCAAGAACAGGCCATCATTGATGAAGTCAACCAAGATTTGCCCTTTAAGGCCTAA
- a CDS encoding sulfurtransferase, producing the protein MTLTTTAVVSRQWLGALLGQPGLVVIDCRFSLSDPGLGEQQYQQGHIPGAFYLHLNRDLSGPVETHGGRHPLPDPITLGQTLAKCGIDADTWVVAYDDSRACFAARLWWLLRWLGHDQVAVLDGGYQAYCQAQLPISKEIPSPQTGNFQPRPRLDWVVDYQFVKDYQPDLNRVLIDSREPARYQGEIEPIDPIAGHIPGAVNYPWTEITDLQGFVKSVPELQAHWQQLDDAAGLVVYCGSGVTACVNLLGLELAGRPGAKLYAGSWSDWCSYQI; encoded by the coding sequence ATGACGTTAACAACGACAGCAGTTGTCTCAAGGCAATGGTTGGGGGCGCTGCTCGGACAGCCTGGCCTGGTGGTGATTGATTGTCGCTTTTCTTTGAGTGATCCAGGCCTGGGAGAACAGCAATATCAACAGGGGCATATTCCAGGAGCTTTCTATTTACATCTCAATCGGGACTTATCTGGGCCGGTGGAAACCCATGGGGGCCGCCATCCCCTGCCTGATCCAATCACGCTTGGACAAACCTTAGCTAAATGTGGAATTGATGCCGATACCTGGGTCGTGGCCTATGATGATTCTCGCGCCTGCTTTGCGGCCCGTTTGTGGTGGTTACTGCGCTGGTTAGGCCATGATCAGGTGGCGGTGTTAGATGGGGGGTATCAAGCCTACTGCCAGGCCCAGTTGCCCATTTCTAAAGAGATTCCTAGTCCGCAAACCGGAAATTTCCAGCCCAGGCCCCGCTTAGATTGGGTGGTAGATTATCAATTTGTCAAAGACTATCAGCCAGATCTGAACCGCGTCTTAATTGACTCCCGCGAACCGGCCCGTTACCAAGGAGAGATTGAACCCATTGATCCCATTGCTGGGCATATTCCGGGGGCGGTGAACTATCCTTGGACAGAGATTACTGATCTCCAAGGTTTTGTGAAATCTGTACCGGAACTCCAAGCCCATTGGCAGCAGTTAGACGATGCCGCCGGCCTGGTGGTCTATTGTGGTTCTGGGGTGACGGCCTGTGTCAATCTTTTAGGGCTAGAGTTAGCGGGCCGTCCGGGGGCAAAACTGTATGCGGGCAGTTGGAGTGATTGGTGTTCCTATCAAATCTAG
- a CDS encoding O-antigen ligase family protein — protein sequence MPILRLSCLLLPYLTVVSLLGLLISAGQGWQWGWPGIGQTLKARLFLGLTLLLIISSLGAVNRGEALLQLVHFIPFFIFFLGLDVVFNQKTSLLPTLACDFVLAALPLNLLALGEWLIKALYREYGWPNYGAWPLVGGALNIVPDRVVIWFGDPNFFASYLVMIFGLALGLCWQAGQNPISYPTPWGTLVLPASLIYGTTAVNGLTILATASRTGWGAIVLQLALVGLAWQRRLLWPILMASGGLLLAGLFSVAGVSGRPEFTADPRFSLWPLGWRLMVEKPWFGWGLGNFKELYPTMATIPNYPALAHLHNYWLTLGVEAGLPAMILLSGIVLWQAWGNGVWLQFFNPHNSRSGWQLGYGLGFLGTVAYGLLDVTYFQAANNALGWLLLAALTVIGQR from the coding sequence TTGCCAATTCTGCGCCTTAGCTGCCTCTTATTGCCCTATTTAACTGTCGTGAGTTTACTAGGATTGCTGATTAGTGCAGGCCAAGGTTGGCAGTGGGGCTGGCCTGGGATTGGGCAAACGCTCAAGGCGCGCTTGTTTTTGGGATTAACGCTTTTATTGATCATCAGTTCCTTGGGCGCAGTTAATCGAGGCGAGGCACTCTTACAACTGGTTCACTTTATTCCTTTTTTTATTTTCTTCTTAGGTCTAGATGTTGTCTTCAATCAGAAAACGTCTCTATTACCCACCTTGGCCTGTGATTTTGTTTTGGCAGCCCTGCCCTTAAATTTGTTGGCCTTGGGAGAATGGCTGATTAAAGCTCTCTATCGTGAATATGGTTGGCCCAATTATGGAGCATGGCCGTTGGTGGGGGGTGCGCTGAACATTGTTCCCGACCGAGTTGTGATTTGGTTTGGTGATCCAAATTTCTTCGCCAGCTACTTAGTGATGATCTTTGGTTTAGCCTTGGGGTTATGTTGGCAAGCGGGCCAGAATCCCATCTCCTATCCAACGCCTTGGGGTACGCTTGTCCTGCCTGCCAGTCTAATCTATGGCACTACAGCCGTGAATGGGTTAACAATTTTGGCAACGGCCTCGCGCACGGGATGGGGGGCCATCGTTCTGCAATTGGCTTTGGTTGGGCTGGCCTGGCAAAGACGGCTATTATGGCCAATTTTAATGGCTAGTGGGGGGCTGCTACTGGCTGGCTTATTCAGTGTGGCAGGGGTGAGTGGTCGCCCAGAATTTACGGCTGATCCGCGCTTTAGCTTGTGGCCCTTGGGTTGGCGGCTCATGGTCGAAAAACCTTGGTTTGGCTGGGGGTTAGGCAATTTTAAGGAGCTTTATCCCACGATGGCGACGATCCCCAATTACCCAGCCCTGGCCCACCTACATAACTATTGGCTGACCCTAGGTGTGGAAGCGGGCTTACCTGCCATGATTTTATTGAGTGGGATCGTTCTCTGGCAGGCCTGGGGGAATGGAGTTTGGCTGCAATTTTTTAATCCCCATAATTCTCGAAGCGGCTGGCAATTAGGCTATGGCTTGGGTTTTTTGGGAACGGTGGCCTATGGACTCCTGGATGTGACCTATTTTCAAGCGGCTAATAATGCGTTGGGGTGGTTACTCTTGGCGGCTCTAACAGTGATTGGGCAAAGATGA
- a CDS encoding response regulator transcription factor has product MKPRILVIDDDPAIAELVCLNLELAGYDVTQAADGIQGQALALQLLPDLIMLDLMLPRVDGFTVCQRLRRDERTAIIPVLMLTALSQTQDKVEGFNSGADDYLTKPFEIEEMLARVRALLRRTDRIPHAAKHKEILSYGPLTLIPERFEVIWLTKNIKLTRLEFELLHCLLQRHGQTVSPSDILTEVWGYDPDDDIETIRVHIRHLRTKLEPDPRHPKYIKTVYGAGYCLELPNTGDEMPGISIKANVPV; this is encoded by the coding sequence ATGAAGCCCCGGATTTTGGTCATTGATGACGATCCAGCTATTGCCGAGCTTGTCTGTCTCAACCTAGAGCTTGCTGGCTATGATGTCACCCAGGCCGCCGATGGGATTCAAGGTCAAGCCCTGGCCCTGCAACTGCTCCCCGATTTAATCATGCTGGATTTGATGTTACCGCGGGTGGATGGGTTTACGGTCTGTCAACGCCTGCGCCGGGATGAACGCACCGCCATCATTCCTGTCTTGATGTTAACGGCCCTCAGTCAAACCCAAGATAAGGTGGAAGGCTTTAATTCTGGGGCTGATGACTATTTAACCAAGCCCTTTGAAATCGAAGAAATGTTAGCGCGGGTGCGGGCTTTGCTGCGGCGCACGGATCGGATTCCCCATGCGGCCAAACACAAAGAAATTCTCAGCTATGGGCCCTTAACCCTAATTCCAGAACGATTTGAAGTCATTTGGCTGACCAAAAACATTAAACTCACCCGCTTAGAATTTGAACTGCTTCATTGTTTATTGCAGCGACATGGGCAAACCGTTTCCCCCAGTGATATTCTGACGGAAGTTTGGGGTTACGATCCCGATGATGACATTGAAACGATTCGCGTCCACATTCGCCATCTCCGCACAAAACTGGAACCCGATCCCCGCCATCCCAAATACATCAAAACCGTCTATGGGGCTGGTTACTGCTTGGAACTGCCTAACACAGGGGATGAAATGCCTGGGATCAGTATTAAAGCCAACGTCCCTGTCTAA
- a CDS encoding DUF4335 domain-containing protein: MLQEACYRQPTCQLWLTGESHPLLAWATRQAWENLQFTLRLSPPEDPHNLAESPVIEIHGQRSELEALYLCVDNYTQALLAKRRQAFTEQAQPMRLLAPASLDQEISTLVSDVFAPEGGDLPGSPAIFLTQVSPLSHHLHLGFLRLTCSEAQENFDPSILPLSLSQLFDLGNLLGECCPLLQPQPGLGARVYGAWQKTPVWVQSTAVAAVVLGVTTALIPWLQPENQFLSQEMAPTEIPTQLNLPLPTLIPKAPADLGEAPTPANPPQASVNLRPIPLPPIPPPVRTASPVEEAPSQFLPRPAPPQANAPQARITIPAPTTPAKPEENSSLETGLDSNVITSPSAGAAALRPLPPNAQSPVRSPAAVARSLNLDVASGQSVAAVRSYFSQRWQPPAELSQTLEYTLILNPDGSLQRALPLNRAAEVYIDRTPIPLANEPFVAATNAPAPVQLRLVLEPMARGGGVQVFNAN; encoded by the coding sequence ATGCTCCAAGAAGCCTGTTATCGTCAACCCACCTGTCAACTTTGGCTCACGGGTGAAAGTCATCCTCTCTTGGCCTGGGCAACTCGCCAAGCTTGGGAAAATTTACAATTTACGCTCCGCTTGTCCCCACCCGAAGATCCCCATAATCTCGCGGAAAGCCCCGTTATTGAAATCCATGGCCAGCGATCAGAGTTAGAGGCCCTTTATCTTTGTGTTGATAATTACACCCAGGCCCTATTAGCAAAACGGCGACAGGCCTTCACGGAACAGGCCCAACCCATGCGACTCTTGGCCCCGGCCAGCCTGGATCAGGAGATCAGTACCCTGGTTTCGGACGTTTTTGCACCAGAAGGAGGCGATTTACCCGGCTCTCCAGCCATTTTCCTCACCCAGGTCTCTCCTTTGTCCCATCATCTGCATCTAGGGTTTTTAAGATTAACTTGTTCAGAAGCCCAAGAAAATTTTGATCCCTCGATTTTACCCTTGAGCCTCTCCCAGTTATTTGATCTAGGTAATCTTTTAGGGGAATGCTGCCCGCTGTTACAGCCTCAACCTGGCCTGGGGGCGCGGGTCTATGGAGCTTGGCAAAAAACACCCGTGTGGGTACAAAGTACGGCGGTGGCGGCGGTCGTTTTAGGGGTGACAACAGCCTTGATCCCTTGGCTCCAACCGGAAAACCAGTTTCTCTCTCAGGAAATGGCTCCTACGGAAATTCCGACCCAACTGAATTTACCCTTACCCACCCTCATTCCCAAGGCCCCGGCCGATTTAGGGGAAGCTCCAACCCCTGCCAATCCACCCCAGGCCTCTGTCAACTTGCGCCCGATACCCTTACCCCCCATTCCCCCCCCAGTGCGTACAGCTAGTCCAGTTGAGGAAGCACCCAGCCAGTTCTTACCCCGCCCCGCCCCACCCCAGGCCAATGCTCCCCAGGCCCGGATCACCATTCCTGCCCCAACTACCCCGGCCAAACCAGAGGAGAATAGTAGTCTTGAAACTGGCCTGGACAGTAACGTCATTACCTCTCCTAGTGCTGGAGCCGCTGCCCTCAGACCCTTGCCCCCCAATGCCCAAAGTCCCGTCCGCTCGCCGGCCGCCGTTGCCCGTTCCCTTAACTTAGACGTGGCCAGTGGTCAGTCTGTTGCTGCGGTGCGGAGTTACTTTAGTCAACGCTGGCAACCTCCCGCAGAACTGAGCCAAACCTTGGAATACACCCTGATTCTTAACCCCGATGGCAGTCTTCAGCGGGCCTTACCCCTCAACCGGGCCGCAGAAGTTTATATTGACCGCACCCCTATTCCCTTGGCCAATGAACCCTTTGTTGCGGCAACCAATGCTCCGGCCCCAGTCCAATTACGGTTGGTGTTAGAGCCAATGGCCCGCGGCGGCGGTGTGCAAGTCTTTAATGCCAACTAG